One Vitis vinifera cultivar Pinot Noir 40024 chromosome 8, ASM3070453v1 genomic window carries:
- the LOC100853500 gene encoding OVARIAN TUMOR DOMAIN-containing deubiquitinating enzyme 4 isoform X1, with translation MINCYPISTCARNIVRLSGCVQRQMSSHICSLVSQGPSSSFSFYFYTGHSKPKNTFMSVSETFSCSSITAFHTFQGSCFYSGLSKRRGSSRSLTVKSLIGSRGPSKRSLNISLTCQNMNVRLLVPKQGVLPKIKCNVGSVSWPQGCASAGLMFALLVCYSSSEPVHAESAQKKEDKKGECYTNSHGKKVYTDYSITGIPGDGRCLFRSVVHGACLRSGKPAPSASCQRELADELRAEVVDEFIRRRSETEWFIEGDFDTYVSQMRKPHVWGGEPELFMASHVLQMPITVYMYDKDSGGLIAIAEYGQEYGKENPIRVLYHGFGHYESLQIPGKKGAKSRL, from the exons ATGATAAATTGCTATCCCATCAGCACTTGTGCGAGGAATATTGTCCGGCTGAGTGGGTGTGTTCAGAGACAAATGAGCAGCCATATCTGTAGTTTGGTATCTCAAGGACCATCCAGTtcttttagtttctatttttacaCAGGGCATTCCAAACCAAAAAATACCTTCATGTCTGTCTCTGAGACATTCTCTTGTTCATCCATTACTGCCTTTCATACATTCCAGGGGAGCTGTTTTTATTCTGGCCTCTCCAAGCGAAGGGGGAGCTCACGTTCACTAACAGTTAAAAGTTTGATTGGTTCCAGAGGACCTTCAAAGAGAAGCCTTAATATTTCATTGACATGCCAAAATATGAATGTGAGGCTTTTGGTGCCAAAACAAGGAGTTCTtcctaaaatcaaatgtaatGTGGGATCAGTGTCTTGGCCACAAGGATGTGCCTCCGCTGGATTAATGTTTGCACTGTTGGTTTGTTATTCAAGTTCTGAACCAGTACATGCTGAATCAGCCCAGAAAAAGGAGGATAAGAAAGGTGAATGTTATACCAATTCACATGGAAAGAAAGTCTATACTGACTATTCCATTACTG GCATACCCGGAGATGGGAGATGCTTATTTCGCTCTGTTGTTCATGGAGCTTGTTTGCGGTCTGGAAAACCAGCTCCAAGTGCAAGCTGTCAAAGAGAATTGGCTGATGAACTACGAGCTGAG GTTGTGGATGAGTTTATCAGAAGAAGATCTGAGACAGAATG GTTTATTGAAGGTGATTTTGATACTTATGTTTCACAAATGAGGAAACCGCATGTATGGGGAGGTGAACCTGAATTATTCATGGCTTCACATGTTCTCCA GATGCCGATCACAGTCTACATGTATGATAAGGATTCTGGTGGCCTAATAGCCATTGCAGAGTATGGACAGGAATATGGCAAGGAAAATCCTATTAGGGTCCTTTATCATGGCTTTGGCCATTATGAATCTTTGCAAATTCCTGGAAAGAAGGGGGCTAAATCGAGACTTTAG
- the LOC100853500 gene encoding OVARIAN TUMOR DOMAIN-containing deubiquitinating enzyme 4 isoform X2 yields MINCYPISTCARNIVRLSGCVQRQMSSHICSLVSQGPSSSFSFYFYTGHSKPKNTFMSVSETFSCSSITAFHTFQGSCFYSGLSKRRGSSRSLTVKSLIGSRGPSKRSLNISLTCQNMNVRLLVPKQGVLPKIKCNVGSVSWPQGCASAGLMFALLVCYSSSEPVHAESAQKKEDKKGIPGDGRCLFRSVVHGACLRSGKPAPSASCQRELADELRAEVVDEFIRRRSETEWFIEGDFDTYVSQMRKPHVWGGEPELFMASHVLQMPITVYMYDKDSGGLIAIAEYGQEYGKENPIRVLYHGFGHYESLQIPGKKGAKSRL; encoded by the exons ATGATAAATTGCTATCCCATCAGCACTTGTGCGAGGAATATTGTCCGGCTGAGTGGGTGTGTTCAGAGACAAATGAGCAGCCATATCTGTAGTTTGGTATCTCAAGGACCATCCAGTtcttttagtttctatttttacaCAGGGCATTCCAAACCAAAAAATACCTTCATGTCTGTCTCTGAGACATTCTCTTGTTCATCCATTACTGCCTTTCATACATTCCAGGGGAGCTGTTTTTATTCTGGCCTCTCCAAGCGAAGGGGGAGCTCACGTTCACTAACAGTTAAAAGTTTGATTGGTTCCAGAGGACCTTCAAAGAGAAGCCTTAATATTTCATTGACATGCCAAAATATGAATGTGAGGCTTTTGGTGCCAAAACAAGGAGTTCTtcctaaaatcaaatgtaatGTGGGATCAGTGTCTTGGCCACAAGGATGTGCCTCCGCTGGATTAATGTTTGCACTGTTGGTTTGTTATTCAAGTTCTGAACCAGTACATGCTGAATCAGCCCAGAAAAAGGAGGATAAGAAAG GCATACCCGGAGATGGGAGATGCTTATTTCGCTCTGTTGTTCATGGAGCTTGTTTGCGGTCTGGAAAACCAGCTCCAAGTGCAAGCTGTCAAAGAGAATTGGCTGATGAACTACGAGCTGAG GTTGTGGATGAGTTTATCAGAAGAAGATCTGAGACAGAATG GTTTATTGAAGGTGATTTTGATACTTATGTTTCACAAATGAGGAAACCGCATGTATGGGGAGGTGAACCTGAATTATTCATGGCTTCACATGTTCTCCA GATGCCGATCACAGTCTACATGTATGATAAGGATTCTGGTGGCCTAATAGCCATTGCAGAGTATGGACAGGAATATGGCAAGGAAAATCCTATTAGGGTCCTTTATCATGGCTTTGGCCATTATGAATCTTTGCAAATTCCTGGAAAGAAGGGGGCTAAATCGAGACTTTAG
- the LOC100853500 gene encoding OVARIAN TUMOR DOMAIN-containing deubiquitinating enzyme 4 isoform X4, producing the protein MINCYPISTCARNIVRLSGCVQRQMSSHICSLGSCFYSGLSKRRGSSRSLTVKSLIGSRGPSKRSLNISLTCQNMNVRLLVPKQGVLPKIKCNVGSVSWPQGCASAGLMFALLVCYSSSEPVHAESAQKKEDKKGECYTNSHGKKVYTDYSITGIPGDGRCLFRSVVHGACLRSGKPAPSASCQRELADELRAEVVDEFIRRRSETEWFIEGDFDTYVSQMRKPHVWGGEPELFMASHVLQMPITVYMYDKDSGGLIAIAEYGQEYGKENPIRVLYHGFGHYESLQIPGKKGAKSRL; encoded by the exons ATGATAAATTGCTATCCCATCAGCACTTGTGCGAGGAATATTGTCCGGCTGAGTGGGTGTGTTCAGAGACAAATGAGCAGCCATATCTGTAGTTTG GGGAGCTGTTTTTATTCTGGCCTCTCCAAGCGAAGGGGGAGCTCACGTTCACTAACAGTTAAAAGTTTGATTGGTTCCAGAGGACCTTCAAAGAGAAGCCTTAATATTTCATTGACATGCCAAAATATGAATGTGAGGCTTTTGGTGCCAAAACAAGGAGTTCTtcctaaaatcaaatgtaatGTGGGATCAGTGTCTTGGCCACAAGGATGTGCCTCCGCTGGATTAATGTTTGCACTGTTGGTTTGTTATTCAAGTTCTGAACCAGTACATGCTGAATCAGCCCAGAAAAAGGAGGATAAGAAAGGTGAATGTTATACCAATTCACATGGAAAGAAAGTCTATACTGACTATTCCATTACTG GCATACCCGGAGATGGGAGATGCTTATTTCGCTCTGTTGTTCATGGAGCTTGTTTGCGGTCTGGAAAACCAGCTCCAAGTGCAAGCTGTCAAAGAGAATTGGCTGATGAACTACGAGCTGAG GTTGTGGATGAGTTTATCAGAAGAAGATCTGAGACAGAATG GTTTATTGAAGGTGATTTTGATACTTATGTTTCACAAATGAGGAAACCGCATGTATGGGGAGGTGAACCTGAATTATTCATGGCTTCACATGTTCTCCA GATGCCGATCACAGTCTACATGTATGATAAGGATTCTGGTGGCCTAATAGCCATTGCAGAGTATGGACAGGAATATGGCAAGGAAAATCCTATTAGGGTCCTTTATCATGGCTTTGGCCATTATGAATCTTTGCAAATTCCTGGAAAGAAGGGGGCTAAATCGAGACTTTAG
- the LOC100853500 gene encoding OVARIAN TUMOR DOMAIN-containing deubiquitinating enzyme 4 isoform X5, which yields MINCYPISTCARNIVRLSGCVQRQMSSHICSLGSCFYSGLSKRRGSSRSLTVKSLIGSRGPSKRSLNISLTCQNMNVRLLVPKQGVLPKIKCNVGSVSWPQGCASAGLMFALLVCYSSSEPVHAESAQKKEDKKGIPGDGRCLFRSVVHGACLRSGKPAPSASCQRELADELRAEVVDEFIRRRSETEWFIEGDFDTYVSQMRKPHVWGGEPELFMASHVLQMPITVYMYDKDSGGLIAIAEYGQEYGKENPIRVLYHGFGHYESLQIPGKKGAKSRL from the exons ATGATAAATTGCTATCCCATCAGCACTTGTGCGAGGAATATTGTCCGGCTGAGTGGGTGTGTTCAGAGACAAATGAGCAGCCATATCTGTAGTTTG GGGAGCTGTTTTTATTCTGGCCTCTCCAAGCGAAGGGGGAGCTCACGTTCACTAACAGTTAAAAGTTTGATTGGTTCCAGAGGACCTTCAAAGAGAAGCCTTAATATTTCATTGACATGCCAAAATATGAATGTGAGGCTTTTGGTGCCAAAACAAGGAGTTCTtcctaaaatcaaatgtaatGTGGGATCAGTGTCTTGGCCACAAGGATGTGCCTCCGCTGGATTAATGTTTGCACTGTTGGTTTGTTATTCAAGTTCTGAACCAGTACATGCTGAATCAGCCCAGAAAAAGGAGGATAAGAAAG GCATACCCGGAGATGGGAGATGCTTATTTCGCTCTGTTGTTCATGGAGCTTGTTTGCGGTCTGGAAAACCAGCTCCAAGTGCAAGCTGTCAAAGAGAATTGGCTGATGAACTACGAGCTGAG GTTGTGGATGAGTTTATCAGAAGAAGATCTGAGACAGAATG GTTTATTGAAGGTGATTTTGATACTTATGTTTCACAAATGAGGAAACCGCATGTATGGGGAGGTGAACCTGAATTATTCATGGCTTCACATGTTCTCCA GATGCCGATCACAGTCTACATGTATGATAAGGATTCTGGTGGCCTAATAGCCATTGCAGAGTATGGACAGGAATATGGCAAGGAAAATCCTATTAGGGTCCTTTATCATGGCTTTGGCCATTATGAATCTTTGCAAATTCCTGGAAAGAAGGGGGCTAAATCGAGACTTTAG
- the LOC100853500 gene encoding OVARIAN TUMOR DOMAIN-containing deubiquitinating enzyme 4 isoform X3, translating into MINCYPISTCARNIVRLSGCVQRQMSSHICSLVSQGPSSSFSFYFYTGHSKPKNTFMSVSETFSCSSITAFHTFQGSCFYSGLSKRRGSSRSLTVKSLIGSRGPSKRSLNISLTCQNMNVRLLVPKQGVLPKIKCNVGSVSWPQGCASAGLMFALLVCYSSSEPVHAESAQKKEDKKGECYTNSHGKKVYTDYSITGIPGDGRCLFRSVVHGACLRSGKPAPSASCQRELADELRAEVVDEFIRRRSETEWTNKSDIHMKSGLWSVAVPMEYMTSVLFRKEADSDPISTDGKILAD; encoded by the exons ATGATAAATTGCTATCCCATCAGCACTTGTGCGAGGAATATTGTCCGGCTGAGTGGGTGTGTTCAGAGACAAATGAGCAGCCATATCTGTAGTTTGGTATCTCAAGGACCATCCAGTtcttttagtttctatttttacaCAGGGCATTCCAAACCAAAAAATACCTTCATGTCTGTCTCTGAGACATTCTCTTGTTCATCCATTACTGCCTTTCATACATTCCAGGGGAGCTGTTTTTATTCTGGCCTCTCCAAGCGAAGGGGGAGCTCACGTTCACTAACAGTTAAAAGTTTGATTGGTTCCAGAGGACCTTCAAAGAGAAGCCTTAATATTTCATTGACATGCCAAAATATGAATGTGAGGCTTTTGGTGCCAAAACAAGGAGTTCTtcctaaaatcaaatgtaatGTGGGATCAGTGTCTTGGCCACAAGGATGTGCCTCCGCTGGATTAATGTTTGCACTGTTGGTTTGTTATTCAAGTTCTGAACCAGTACATGCTGAATCAGCCCAGAAAAAGGAGGATAAGAAAGGTGAATGTTATACCAATTCACATGGAAAGAAAGTCTATACTGACTATTCCATTACTG GCATACCCGGAGATGGGAGATGCTTATTTCGCTCTGTTGTTCATGGAGCTTGTTTGCGGTCTGGAAAACCAGCTCCAAGTGCAAGCTGTCAAAGAGAATTGGCTGATGAACTACGAGCTGAG GTTGTGGATGAGTTTATCAGAAGAAGATCTGAGACAGAATG GACAAACAAATCAGATATACACATGAAATCTGGCTTATGGTCTGTGGCTGTTCCTATGGAGTATATGACATCCGTCTTATTTAGAAAAGAAGCTGACAGTGATCCCATTTCAACTGATGGGAAAATTCTTGCAGATTGA